aggtcaaaatggctaacagtattccaccagcagctgaaacagaaaagaaaaggacacaaagtgtctaaaaactcacttgaatctacagcctaaagaccatttaaatcaggtgatagacaaatgtcatcatcacttggctacaatagtctacaattggggattaagaccaatcttaatctcacatcacaatctgaaaggctaacaacacattgacaatgtcaatacaaatattatcatccatctaagataactatcttaatccaagaatatagtcttgatcacctaatctcatgctttcactggagtgaaagcagcctcagaaaatctgaaattaatcaagcatctcaaagagacttacttaatagaaaaggcaaagccgagaaaaaaaaagaaaaagcaaaatgcttcatcacatcatgaataatgtagatacacattattacagatacaattcatcctttaaggaaatccttggaggagtacaagtgttacatgcttgtatcacctacttgcatgtaattacttacctacaagttttacatacttgtaacaacatcttatcacaaagccaaatctttgatggacttcgagcttacgtacaaagattacgaagccgaggaaaacttagatctcaagaaaaaatccccaaaggtgaatctacggacaaaaacaaaaatgtccaaaatggcagtcaaaaatcaaggcaacaaaactcctcttctgcaaagtggaaacagaataatgttggctcttatgctatatcccccacagttaacagaactgtaggaaaccaagctcctaagacagataagacaaaaggagctacaagtgccccaaaatgtttattctgtcaagaagcacataccatttatcaatgcacagtttatgaaggccgtgccagtcgaatcgatcgactgaaatctccaagcaggtgcatccgttgtctacggaagcacgatacaagtgagtgtaacactccattgcaaaactgccaatattgtcataaaagtgtacatcacacagcactctgtagtgatattaacactcaatccagatcccagacttccaataatcaacctgcatctcaggcaaagcccaaagatgataataccacaacagccgtacaattctgtacagtaatgagcaatgtcaacgacttggatacagaaattgttacagcagccatattgcctactgcacagctagaactatgcaatcaaggaatttgtattccaactagaggcttttttgatcaagggtcacagaaaacctttatcagtaaaaagatggcagaagatttacaacttaaatcttcaaagcaagtatctacctccatatcagggttttttactaattctggtcgtagaacctttccagtagtaaaactcaatgtctgtctaggtacatcccaaaggacagtagaagccatagtagttgataaaattcctactgaaatggaagtgactggtctgacagccacaattaaattcctaaaagaaaaaggaatccaattagcagatcctctacttgattctgactacataggggatatcggaatcctgattggagctgactactatcatcgattcattctgggatcagaagaatctatgggtatgaatatactcaaatcagcaggaggcatattgatgacaggacctatactagatcttgaaccttcaactcctgaaaaatcacatcatacagaaactgtaatagtggcatgactaggcaaagaacagtcaccacttaaaatcccccacatgattgatgatggattagaatctgtacctcaattgtgggaacttgatgccataggaataattcctgaacaaccaagtcctgatgatgtctgtgcatataatcaatacttagaaactgtacagtactatgatggacagtactgggtaaggctaccatggaaaatcaaccataaaaccttacctaccaattatcacatggcttatagtcaatttaaatctcaattagcaaagctaagaaaaaggcctgagcatttaaaactctatcatgagattattgctcaacaattaaagaataaattcatcgaagtcgtgaaacatgacaatacgcaaacaggccattttttaccacacatggctgtaatgagagaatcaaaaacgactcctttacggatagtttttaattgtagctctaaatctggaccccaaggaaccagtctaaatgattgtttgcaaacaggtccaagtctaactcagaaattgtatgacatactgttgaagtttagacttaacaaatatgcgtattcagcagatataagtaaggcctttctaagagttggcttgcaggaagaagatagagacttcactaagtttctatgggtagagaacccagaagatgtcaatagtcctgtagtgactttcagattctcttcagttcttttcggcgcgacaagcagtccatttctgttgcaagcaactctagatactcatctgaagaaatcatcaagtccctgtaagactgaaatcagtcaaaatctatatgtagataattttcaagggacagttaacagtactactgaactgttacaattatatcaagaggccaacaaggagctacaaggtgccaacatgccactacaatcttgggcctctaataatgcaacattgaataatcaaatagcaagagattaccctgaatatcacgtaccagaatcacaaaaggtgttaggtatggattgggatttaatctcggacacaatatcgatcaaatctgtgccagtaaattacaacatcactacaaaaagggatttgctttcacaagttagcaaagtattcgacccactgggtctactaaatcctttgactatcaagtggcgtttattggtgcaagaagcatggaaggctaaggttggttgggatgatccactaccaatccagttacaaaaagcttggatggaagtggctcaagaacaaactttagttgaaaagataatctttccgagacacatagtcgaggaaaatgaagaagtatcactacatgtattcgcagactcgtcagccaaagcttttggagcttgtgcttacttagtgacttctaatcaatcatatcttatcacctctaaggccagagtcgctccattaaaaaagagaactttgcctcagatggaactaacagcactgttaactggcacacgcttagcagtacatatcaaacaagtcttgtctaccatgaacatcaaagatgtcattatatggtctgacaatgaagctgtcttacaatgggtacgaaacgacaactgtccaactccatatgtaaaaaatcgcgtctcggaaattaaagaaatttccgcaggctttcaattgttgcatgtaccaacaaaggataatccagctgatctcttatcaagaggtatgacatttaaacagtttgcaaaggcagatatttggtttcatgggcctcgatggttagtgaatggtagttggcctgaacaaaagccacacgtcattacgacacaaaccataactaccaccaggcagcaagctcaaatattagtcttggattgtactcgttactcctcgctcatcaaattaatcaatgtaacacagaacgtgtttcattatctcaggaaaaaaggtataaaatacacttttcctgatgcacttatctattgggtaagacaagcccagagagaaacttatgggaataactatgaaaatcttccgcataagttaaaacacaatctcggtctgtggatagaccaagaaaatcacaacattctgcgttgtggagggagacttaaacacgcagatatcaatctagataccgtgcatccatggcttttaccaaaaaatcattggatcacaaggttgattgtgttgcatacacatcaacaaatcatcaaacatggaggagtgttagacacactcacacaaatcagacagcagtactggattcctcagggaagacagtcagtcaaatcaatcttgaagaattgcatgatatgccgaaggtacgatgcaagaacttgctcttatccagagccaccacccctgccaaaggaacgagtggtccatctacaacctttcgaaacgtcaggagtagattatacaggagcaatatatctaacagggactgcagataagcaacctatcaaggcatacatctgtctgttcacctgtgctaccaccagggcagtacatctagaggtaacacccgatatgactgctcaatcatttattcaagctttccgcagattcgcagcacgccgatcatgccctaagctgatgatttcagataacggagcaaacttggtagctggagaagcatgtctacgggaaatctgttcccatcctgcagttacttccacactggaacagcgtcattgcagatggaaatttatccctccgagagccccatggcacggaggattttatgaacggttaataggaactgtaaaaagatccttgagaaaatctctacaccgtcagaaaatcaatcttcaagaactccagacagtaatcacggaaaagaatcaagggtgaataaccggccgttgacttacttgtctgaggatcctactcaacatgagccattaagtcctgcccacctaatgtatggaagacttctgactccagtaccatctctagtggatgatgagatcagagatccctcatatgtgggtcagagcgagttggttcaggggtataaacaTCTGtctagcataatccaaaaatggaatgatgtttggacaaaagaatatcttacatctctacgagaacatcactatggggccaatgtcccacataatatatctaatctccaatctggcgatattgtcttggtagacagtgatggccctagggctgactggccattaggtaaagttgtctcagtccatccagatagtcaggggattttgagaatagtcaaaatcctgtctaaaggaacaacttccctgaagacattggacaaactcatccacatggaatcagtgagccagctgcagttagatcctgagagacctcaagacactctaactccacaagacctacagactcctaacagacacaatcgtccacaacggacagcagcagaaaAGTGCAAGAAAAatctgcacttgtattatcaatccaatggagagtaaataaatacatatggttactattgtcctaagtattggactctgtgccagttctctccctctggaagatgtgggaaatttttacccaccatatctaataatcatctaagaaatgtataatttctatatcatatctaaatcatatcaaaatcatatctaaatcgtatcaaaaatcatattagaatcatgaaAAATTCATTATAGCTtggtcctggatgacaatggcaccatgaacacgtacgcaacaggggcccttttgatgcctacgtgactttgtacatgatctttcaaggatccagaagcttctagaaggacttcttaattaaaaaactattggaacattgattcaacatccggtaggattaaaaatcgaatccttaataagattcagtggtactttcaaatactacttataatctttaaatcttatatctaattatattataatcacatcttatttcaataataagtctagactgtaaaaataatcaatcaatattcattgaaggctaccgtgctcagagagcatggcagggcgatggggggcgagaagcgcccacgacgatgcctcgcggcactccgcgtttgtttacaaatgagtgaacaagtgactgatccttagcgaacattaccagctcaaggacaccttatctaacattttttatcgccagtgaatactctctagaactgggggagtacctggacaatatctacaaggaaaatccgtgaacattcacataaaatagagtgtatagtggagatcagtgacacggtttcctccaccttcattcataaacttttatctcgaatcattcttctgcaactgcaggataatcacgtagcaacgctaccagatcatcatacagcaacgctgtagcaaaatatcgtgcctaaactcgacaagagagttaatcagtctggcaaacttgtcagacaggcaccccgactggcagagaagtatattgaaggttatttagtgtatgattggccaattgtatgcttgtgtaactttaatatcctataaatctgtctgttggttaaaaagcgaggctaagcctcacatttcagtaagtttattaaaattgtagtgtagctgtgaatcttatccaagcactgaacctcatgagtgtccattctgtcagaaaagaattcagcctcaataagtaaaaacctcacaagtgtccatagcgtgggaagagattcactcaagctaactgtatcatataaattgaatatgtctgcatatatatttgaatatataaattaagttatcaattgtttgcttagttaatttttaagttatcatataagttcatttaattgaatataatttctagtacttgacagtatttagactacatttaaggtcatttattatacttttacaatttaatttgttgtttatagtataagtacatattggctgttaagttatggtactaggttagactatgtatgtttaaatctctgatttaaacagagccagtgttcagtcagataactgaatttatcaaatcttatccttgtataaaatacaagctgatgtgagatccctgtctacaggtggattggaacttctatcaacatagtcattcaccccacctgtcccttacagcccacagtttgtcattaggaaaagaggatctaggatttacaaccctagctagagattttagttgaattaatttgcagacagtaaatttttaatttagttcagtacaagtccctggtagtctcctcttatatcaatcccagcaggtttttcccacaccccaagctagtagtggctttcaaggggtgtgctccgtaacgcaagtaaattaaaggggaagggagacaaaggcaaaaacttaatataattatcaccatcaccataaataatatatatcttatcacacgggggaggtataaacaggggcaaaatgtattgttaaaagtaaggattttgttgaacgaaacgtgatcgagtctactctgaacaaacattgtaacaacagccttaatgtgagccccggtatgtacaagttggatccccctatttaagcctcaatatagcacgtcaaaacaatatagaaatcatttaacacgtatgggacttggagatattaataggagctgcctcatatgggccaataggccttctgcagttaccttctttcttataattcctttcctccacttatttttggtggtcaggtgatctgcccaggcggatataaaggtctgatcagcaatgttttcttatcttcattctactttattctgatgaaggcgaattagctgaaaacgcgttaagcattttctatttttcacatgtggttattctgtatacttggatcagtgtttttgtgatcattgttgcatatatatatatatatatatatatatatatatatatatatatatatatatatatatatatatattttggtagcagtctttcctgtcaacatatattattaaatatgaccgaaaaagtaagattaataatgatatatatatatatatatatatatatatatatatatatatatatatatatatatatatatatatatatatatatatgtcgtacctaatagccagaatgcacttctcagcctactatgcaaggcccgatttgcctaataagccaagttttcctgaaataatatattttctctaatttttttcttatgaaatgataaagctacccaattcattatgtatcaggtcaattttttttaattggatttaaaattaacgtagatatatgaccgaacctaaccaaccctacctaacctaacctaacctatctttataggttaggttaggttaggtagccgaaaaagttaggttaggttaggttaggtaggttaggtagtcgaaaaataattaattcatgaaaacttggcttattaggcaaatcgggccttgcatagtaggcagagaagtgcgttctggctactaggtacgacatatatatatatatatatgtcgtacctagtagcctgaacgcacttctcggcctactatgcaaggtccgatttgcctaataagccaagttttcctgaattaatatattttctctaatttttttcttatgaaatgataaagctacccatttcattatgtatgaggtcaattttttttattggagttaaaattaatgtagatatatgaccgaacctaaccaaccctacctaacctaacctatcttatatatatatatatatatatatatatatatatatatatatatatatatatatatatatatatatatatatatatatatcgtacctagtagccaaaacgcacttctctgcctactatgctaggccaaatttgcctaataagccaagtttttatgaattaattgtttttcgactacctaacctaacctaacctaactttttcggctacctaacctaacctaacttataaagataggttaggttaggtagggttggctaggttcggtcatatatctacgttaattttaactccaataaaaaaaaattgacctcatacataatgaaatgggtagctttatcatttcataagaaaaaaattagagaaaatatattaattcaggaaaacttggcttattaggcaaatcagaccttgcatagtaggccaagaagtccgttctggctactaggtacgacatatatatatatatatatatatatatatatatatatatatatatatatatatatatatatatatatataatatatatatgaatttatatatatataaattcattcagGATTTTATTCCccaaaaattatttattttcaagGATTATATATTTTTAGTTTCAGTATTCCAGTTAacgaatgaatatatatatatatatatatatatatatatatatatatatatatatatatatatatatatatatatatatatatatatatatattgtgacggtaaagcgttggtgttcggctgtttcaaaagctaggggcagggcctcgtcacataaacaaaaaaagagagaaaagtttgtcctttcgtctgtggtaaggtaatgggaagacacacaaaacacaagtatataaacaatgaaattttaattactttagaaaaacaagacatgaataaaggcaatctcacaaaaatatgcaggataagtcaacaaacaaaataacatgaataatcactggcaaatgaaaagttacgctaagacaagtaaggtacagtgatagcaaaataaaatatgagtgctggaatactatcttcgagctgccacctcccttagtacacgaaagccaaggcttagtctaccagcgagagatgtcaactgcatggagcactgagatattctgacgagactggcgcgctgcagcccagacgtcgacttgtggtggtgggggagggcaggggcgacgagacaccagccaatcagcaacaggcaggcagaggatgagcagttagctggttacggcggtggccaggtgtgctgggtacgatttgctctctgggcaaaacgtttagcgatacttggtgaacgtatcttgtatatagtatcttgtattttgacgcaattatgtagggaagagcaggctcaatctctcttgaaagagattatcgtcacaactcttccccgaagcctgcggttctggaagaagttacgtcttcatgtggtggagtaatagttggagttgcttctactccatagactctggagagggcgtcggctatgatgttgtcagaacccttgatatagcggatctccaggttgaaatcttgcagatataaagcccatcgtagaagacgctggttagtgaattgggcttgatgtaagaatcggagggattgtggtctgagaagatggtggtagacctagcaccttgtaggtatggagcaaagtgctggagattcaggacgatggagagtagctccttttcaatagtgctgtagttcctctggtggggtttcaacttgtagctgtagtagctgacaggtagaacctcctcggctcgttgctgcatcaggacaccaccgatgccggtaccactggcgtcgacatgaaggacgaaaggcttggtgatatctggcgaggcgagaatgggattagaacagaggaggaatttgagttgttcgaaaggaacggtttgctgcatggtccaataataccgttgcttgggactggttaaaatgattaatggtgtggcgactgtactaaaatttctcacaaacctacggtagtaggaggcaagaccaaggaagcgcaggagctgcttcctggtggtaggctgtggataatgctggatggcttgagtgtgtgtgtctaacggagctaggctgccactcccaattacatgacccagataacgcactttacctttggcgaaggtggacttgcccaggttgatggtgaggccggctgtcaggagcttggcgaacagtcgttgcagctggagcagatgttcgctccaggtgttggatgctacgacgatatcatccaaataggcgtaggtgttatccaagccctggatgacgtggttgacagctctctgaaaggtggccggggcattacatagtcagaaaggaaggcgttcatatctgaaaagtccaaagggagtgataaaggcagatatttctttggctcgctctgttagacacacttggtaataccccttaagcaagtccacttgggacaagtactgggcattaccaatgacgtcaagaatgtcatctatccttggcaaggggtatgcatccttgacagtcacattatttaacttacggaaatccgtgcacagtctcaccttaccttagggttttggcacc
The sequence above is drawn from the Procambarus clarkii isolate CNS0578487 chromosome 49, FALCON_Pclarkii_2.0, whole genome shotgun sequence genome and encodes:
- the LOC138351365 gene encoding uncharacterized protein; protein product: MIDDGLESVPQLWELDAIGIIPEQPSPDDVCAYNQYLETVQYYDGQYWVRLPWKINHKTLPTNYHMAYSQFKSQLAKLRKRPEHLKLYHEIIAQQLKNKFIEVVKHDNTQTGHFLPHMAVMRESKTTPLRIVFNCSSKSGPQGTSLNDCLQTGPSLTQKLYDILLKFRLNKYAYSADISKAFLRVGLQEEDRDFTKFLWVENPEDVNSPVVTFRFSSVLFGATSSPFLLQATLDTHLKKSSSPCKTEISQNLYVDNFQGTVNSTTELLQLYQEANKELQGANMPLQSWASNNATLNNQIARDYPEYHVPESQKVLGMDWDLISDTISIKSVPVNYNITTKRDLLSQVSKVFDPLGLLNPLTIKWRLLVQEAWKAKVGWDDPLPIQLQKAWMEVAQEQTLVEKIIFPRHIVEENEEVSLHVFADSSAKAFGACAYLVTSNQSYLITSKARVAPLKKRTLPQMELTALLTGTRLAVHIKQVLSTMNIKDVIIWSDNEAVLQWVRNDNCPTPYVKNRVSEIKEISAGFQLLHVPTKDNPADLLSRGMTFKQFAKADIWFHGPRWLVNGSWPEQKPHVITTQTITTTRQQAQILVLDCTRYSSLIKLINVTQNVFHYLRKKGIKYTFPDALIYWVRQAQRETYGNNYENLPHKLKHNLGLWIDQENHNILRCGGRLKHADINLDTVHPWLLPKNHWITRLIVLHTHQQIIKHGGVLDTLTQIRQQYWIPQGRQSVKSILKNCMICRRYDARTCSYPEPPPLPKERVVHLQPFETSGVDYTGAIYLTGTADKQPIKAYICLFTCATTRAVHLEVTPDMTAQSFIQAFRRFAARRSCPKLMISDNGANLVAGEACLREICSHPAVTSTLEQRHCRWKFIPPRAPWHGGFYERLIGTVKRSLRKSLHRQKINLQELQTVITEKNQG